In a single window of the Candidatus Poribacteria bacterium genome:
- a CDS encoding DUF2089 family protein, translating into MKSFKCPSCGGEMVIKRLACTKCDTVVEGTFALGPLSRLSTEAASFIEMFVRNKGNMRRVSQELGVSYPTARKQLDRVVKELEQVLAGEKSEG; encoded by the coding sequence ATGAAGAGCTTCAAATGTCCATCGTGCGGTGGCGAGATGGTGATAAAGCGGCTGGCCTGTACCAAATGCGATACGGTGGTCGAAGGAACCTTCGCCCTCGGCCCGCTTAGCAGGCTTTCGACTGAAGCTGCCTCCTTCATCGAGATGTTCGTGAGAAATAAAGGGAATATGCGAAGGGTGAGCCAGGAGCTGGGAGTTTCATATCCCACGGCGCGCAAGCAGCTTGATAGGGTGGTCAAGGAACTTGAACAGGTCCTCGCCGGGGAAAAGTCC